A genomic segment from Eremothecium gossypii ATCC 10895 chromosome III, complete sequence encodes:
- the RFC1 gene encoding replication factor C subunit 1 (Syntenic homolog of Saccharomyces cerevisiae YOR217W (RFC1)): MVDVREFFKANSGNKPSAKGPPRKKAKIEEAKLPKGDAASPIDVDLDDDDLEGLLEAKGEEKVVKREERPAVKKQPKQGIQSAGGVGSGRASAAPAGNAQEILAALPSVDLDSVHVKEGANFGFGGSGESGGDANADDFAQGAPNCLLGLTMVFTGVLPNIDRPAAEALAKKYGARVTKSISSKTSVVVLGDEAGPKKLEKIRQLGIKAIDENGFRQLINAMPAEGGSGVAAERARQQLKKQEEDVLREAETLARQEKERAASRASNAPGGHAAPRESDQLWTVKYAPTSLSQICGNKSSVGKLHKWLSEWDNNQRNGFKTPGRDGTGIYRAAMLYGPPGIGKTTAAHLVANELGYDVLEQNASDVRSKKLLNEGIKNALDNTSVIGYFNKKEHRNSRKFVIIMDEVDGMSGGDRGGVGQMAQFCRKTSSPLILICNERTLPKMRPFDRVVCDIQFRRPDAQSMKARLMTIAVREGFKLDPTVVDQLVAATRGDIRQIINLLSTISTTTKSIGHDNARQISAAWEKNIALKPYDITHKLFEGRNYSDAGAQSFPLYKKMELYFDDFDFTPLMVQENYLSTRPTNLSPGQSHLQAAAAAADSISEGDLVDRKIRSGEQLWSLLPFHAVMSSVRPASLVSGQMAGRINFTSWLGQNSKRGKYYRLLQELHYHTRLRTSASKVSFRLDYLTTLKRRLLSPLVENGGEAIPNIIETMDSYYLTKEDWDVVMDFMLGYENTEAALKKISTSDKRAFTTMYNKTTHPVAINRTGTTIAISGKSGNDKPDFEEVVDADDEVPPDNDDAKNDESADLKKDKLIKERKPRARKATGSSKAPAKRKKVSK; the protein is encoded by the coding sequence ATGGTTGATGTTCGAGAGTTTTTTAAGGCCAACAGTGGTAACAAGCCTAGTGCCAAAGGGCCCCCGAGAAAGAAGGCCAAAATTGAGGAGGCAAAATTGCCCAAGGGGGATGCTGCGTCGCCAATTGATGTCGATCTGGACGATGACGACCTGGAGGGCCTCCTGGAGGCGAAGGGAGAGGAGAAAGTGGTGAAGAGAGAAGAGAGGCCGGCCGTGAAGAAGCAGCCGAAACAGGGGATACagagcgcgggcggcgtAGGAAGCGGGCGGGCAagcgcggcgcccgcgggGAACGCGCAGGAGATATTGGCGGCGCTGCCTTCGGTGGATCTGGACAGCGTGCATGTCAAGGAGGGCGCGAATTTCGGATTTGGAGGCTCTGGGGAGTCGGGGGGGGACGCCAACGCCGATGATTTCGCGCAAGGCGCGCCCAACTGCCTACTGGGCTTGACGATGGTGTTTACGGGTGTACTGCCCAACATTGACAGACCGGCTGCGGAAGCCCTGGCGAAGAAGTACGGGGCGCGCGTCACGAAGTCGATTTCGAGCAAGACGTCGGTCGTGGTGCTGGGCGACGAGGCCGGGCCGAAAAAGCTGGAAAAGATCCGCCAGTTGGGCATCAAGGCTATCGACGAGAACGGTTTCCGGCAGCTGATCAATGCGATGCCTGCAGAGGGCGGGAGTGGGGTGGCTGCAGAACGCGCGAGACAGCAATTGAAAAAGCAAGAGGAGGATGTCTTACGTGAAGCAGAGACGCTAGCACGGCAGGAGAAggagcgcgcggcgtcgcGCGCAAGCAACGCCCCTGGGGGCCACGCGGCTCCAAGGGAGTCCGATCAGCTGTGGACAGTCAAGTACGCGCCCACAAGTCTCTCGCAGATCTGCGGCAACAAGTCCTCTGTTGGGAAGCTCCACAAGTGGCTCTCCGAGTGGGATAATAACCAACGCAACGGCTTCAAGACTCCTGGCCGTGATGGCACAGGTATCTACCGCGCGGCTATGCTCTACGGGCCCCCTGGTATCGGTAAAACGACGGCAGCGCACCTGGTTGCGAACGAACTGGGCTACGATGTCCTGGAGCAAAACGCCTCCGACGTACGCTCGAAAAAGCTGCTGAACGAAGGCATCAAGAACGCCCTTGATAACACCTCTGTTATTGGGTACTTCAACAAAAAGGAACACCGCAATAGCCGTAAATTTGTGATCATCATGGATGAGGTGGACGGTATGAGTGGAGGCGACAGAGGTGGTGTTGGGCAAATGGCCCAATTCTGCAGGAAGACCTCATCGCCGCTTATTCTGATATGCAATGAGAGAACTTTGCCAAAAATGAGACCGTTTGACAGAGTTGTATGCGATATCCAGTTCAGAAGACCGGACGCACAGTCGATGAAGGCGCGGCTGATGACTATAGCGGTTCGTGAGGGGTTCAAGCTAGATCCTACCGTGGTGGATCAGTTGGTAGCGGCAACGCGAGGGGATATAAGGCAAATTATCAATCTCTTGTCAACGATATCTACAACTACGAAGTCTATAGGACATGACAATGCGAGACAGATCTCCGCGGCATGGGAAAAAAACATAGCCCTCAAACCATATGATATAACCCATAAGCTTTTCGAAGGCCGCAACTATAGCGATGCTGGGGCCCAGTCATTTCCATTATACAAGAAAATGGAACTTTATTTCGATGACTTTGATTTCACGCCATTGATGGTGCAAGAGAATTACTTAAGCACGCGTCCAACGAACCTAAGTCCTGGACAATCGCATTTACAAGCGgcggccgccgctgcgGACTCTATTTCTGAGGGTGACCTTGTCGACAGGAAGATACGCAGTGGTGAACAACTATGGAGCTTGTTACCCTTCCATGCTGTAATGTCTTCTGTCAGACCAGCCTCCTTGGTTTCCGGCCAGATGGCTGGAAGAATCAACTTCACATCTTGGTTGGGCCAAAACTCGAAGAGAGGTAAATATTACCGGCTGCTGCAAGAGTTACACTACCATACAAGATTGCGCACATCGGCTTCCAAGGTGTCGTTTAGGTTGGATTACCTAACTACACTAAAGCGGAGGCTCCTAAGCCCGCTTGTGGAAAATGGCGGCGAGGCCATTCCAAACATCATCGAAACCATGGATTCCTATTATCTAACGAAGGAAGACTGGGACGTCGTCATGGACTTCATGCTTGGATATGAAAACACTGAAGCTGCACTGAAGAAGATCTCAACGAGCGACAAACGTGCATTTACAACAATGTACAATAAGACGACTCATCCCGTTGCTATCAATAGAACGGGCACGACCATTGCTATTAGCGGAAAGAGCGGAAATGATAAACCAGATTTTGAAGAAGTAGTCGATGCGGATGATGAGGTTCCTCCGGACAACGATGATGCCAAGAACGATGAGAGCGCGGACTTGAAGAAGGACAAATTGATAAAGGAGAGGAAGCCCAGGGCAAGAAAAGCTACAGGCTCTTCTAAAGCGCCAGCTAAACGCAAAAAAGTCAGTAAATAA
- the STE13 gene encoding Ste13p (Syntenic homolog of Saccharomyces cerevisiae YOR219C (STE13)) — MDDGQRRPNSLRFFQKTNSSVSLLPVEGQDSIPDLELQVLSHEGSGSGVDSATTSKDYLLHEDNYYDEDDRAWHRLRHPRQGWAKCILWCLLGFLLFPMQNFITQRVGSYVHGEYRSAGGDRSRAFTIENVLAGDFMLGYELFEFIAPPRCSPVSDEGFYVTLLAENDVPTFSAKKLTDDQYTKALASTSFNYGGQDYRVQKIVPSFSLDFAILSSNRKPVFRHSSQANYWLRDVGANTIEPITPGGAGSPAALISYAKFSPCYRYLYFVAENDLYIRQLRGDGALHRITFDGTAGIHNGKTDWVYEEEVMGSDNAVWWKDDDSAFVYLRINSTGVRSYAIPRYIEDDSLIPKQINYPAPGSKLPSASLILYNIADASKHEIQLDAAADYLIYDAVWLSDTHFMFKVADRESRNVDIRVFNVVDKSVRTVRSVNSNIYDGWIEKMKPVLIIPADKDKGRETGYVDICVDSDGYPHLFYFPDIYAANGRQLTSGPWEITSDSMSFDAEKEVIYFHANKRHPMAQHIYSVALSDTGVEDSLPMPGPANNTDYYEFTFSASSKFSIMKYLGPDLPSTRVGPTALTLGGSTEENSEARIISHNDHILETVAKHDLPQTSYLSAFTTDDAEIHYVEIKPRHMNPKKKYPLLVSVYGGPGSRTFNTKFDVMLDQCISSGLDAIVLQIEPRGTGGKGWNFRSWARQNIGHWEPRDITAVTRKYISQHAKNVDTEHVAIWGWSYGGFTTLKTLEYDQGQTFKYGISVAPVTDWRLYDAVYTERYMGTPKPTNDAYGEYALIKNIDAFSKVKRFLLLHGTADDNVHIENTYKLLDSFNVHNVRNYDSHIFPDSNHALTFHNAGPILYRQIYHWLENAFSGKFDALSS; from the coding sequence ATGGACGATGGGCAGAGGAGACCAAATTCTCTACGCTTCTTCCAGAAGACAAATTCCAGTGTCTCTCTCCTACCGGTAGAGGGCCAAGATTCGATACCGGATCTTGAGCTCCAGGTTCTGAGTCACGAGGGATCGGGATCAGGCGTGGACTCTGCAACCACATCTAAAGACTATCTGCTCCATGAGGATAACTACTATGATGAAGATGACAGAGCATGGCACCGCCTGCGCCACCCCCGCCAAGGCTGGGCAAAATGCATTTTATGGTGTCTTTTAGGGTTCCTGCTATTTCCGATGCAGAATTTCATAACTCAACGGGTGGGTAGCTACGTACACGGGGAATACAGGTCGGCAGGAGGCGACCGAAGCCGGGCTTTCACGATCGAAAATGTGTTGGCGGGAGACTTCATGCTGGGCTATGAACTGTTTGAGTTTATTGCCCCTCCAAGGTGCTCCCCTGTATCTGATGAGGGCTTTTATGTGACACTGCTCGCCGAGAATGACGTTCCAACATTCTCGGCAAAAAAGCTGACAGACGATCAGTACACCAAGGCGCTTGCTTCCACTTCGTTCAACTATGGCGGCCAGGACTATAGGGTCCAGAAGATCGTTCCAAGCTTCTCTCTTGACTTTGCGATCCTCTCTTCTAATAGGAAGCCTGTTTTCCGTCACTCGTCGCAAGCGAACTACTGGCTCAGAGATGTTGGTGCAAACACCATAGAACCTATCACACCGGGAGGAGCTGGTTCACCTGCTGCGCTGATATCGTATGCCAAATTCTCCCCATGTTACAGATATCTGTATTTCGTGGCCGAGAATGACCTCTACATTCGGCAGCTGAGAGGCGATGGGGCTTTGCATAGGATAACATTCGATGGCACTGCCGGCATACACAATGGGAAGACGGACTGGGTATATGAGGAAGAGGTCATGGGCTCGGACAATGCCGTCTGGTGGAAGGATGACGACAGTGCTTTCGTTTATCTACGGATCAATAGTACCGGGGTCCGGAGCTACGCTATTCCTCGGTATATTGAAGATGACAGCCTGATCCCGAAGCAGATCAACTACCCGGCGCCAGGCTCGAAGCTTCCTTCTGCGAGCTTGATTCTATACAACATCGCGGATGCGAGCAAGCACGAGATCCAGCTGGATGCTGCCGCAGATTATCTCATCTATGATGCCGTGTGGTTGTCGGACACCCATTTTATGTTCAAGGTCGCTGACAGAGAATCTCGCAATGTAGATATCAGAGTGTTCAATGTGGTGGATAAGAGTGTCCGCACCGTCCGCTCTGTCAATTCGAACATTTATGACGGCTGGATAGAGAAAATGAAGCCTGTGCTCATTATTCCTGCTGACAAGGACAAGGGCAGAGAAACGGGCTATGTGGATATTTGCGTGGATTCTGATGGCTACCCTCATCTATTTTATTTCCCAGATATCTACGCAGCCAATGGGAGACAGCTCACTTCTGGCCCCTGGGAAATAACTTCGGATAGCATGAGTTTCGACGCAGAAAAGGAGGTTATCTATTTCCATGCGAATAAACGACACCCAATGGCACAGCACATTTACAGTGTAGCCTTGTCAGATACAGGTGTGGAAGATTCTCTCCCCATGCCCGGACCAGCAAACAACACTGATTATTACGAATTCACTTTTAGTGCCAGCAGCAAATTCAGCATTATGAAGTATTTGGGACCTGACCTTCCATCCACGAGAGTGGGCCCAACAGCTTTAACTTTAGGGGGCAGCACCGAGGAGAATTCTGAGGCGCGCATAATTTCTCATAATGATCATATCCTGGAGACAGTGGCAAAGCATGATCTTCCACAGACGTCATATCTATCTGCTTTCACCACAGATGACGCTGAAATACATTATGTAGAGATTAAGCCACGGCACATGAACCCCAAAAAAAAATACCCGTTGCTGGTCAGCGTGTATGGAGGCCCTGGCTCCAGAACATTCAATACCAAATTCGATGTCATGTTGGACCAATGTATCTCTTCAGGCCTGGATGCCATCGTATTACAGATAGAGCCAAGAGGAACTGGTGGTAAGGGATGGAACTTTCGGAGTTGGGCAAGACAAAATATTGGCCACTGGGAACCGCGTGATATCACTGCGGTAACGAGAAAATACATAAGCCAACATGCCAAAAATGTTGATACAGAGCATGTGGCAATATGGGGTTGGTCATATGGTGGTTTCACCACCTTAAAAACTTTAGAATACGATCAAGGGCAGACGTTTAAATATGGCATATCTGTAGCCCCTGTGACAGATTGGAGGTTATATGATGCGGTATACACCGAAAGGTATATGGGTACACCCAAACCCACAAATGATGCATACGGCGAGTACGCACTCATTAAAAATATAGATGCGTTTAGTAAGGTCAAGCGGTTTTTATTGTTGCACGGTACTGCAGATGATAATGTGCATATAGAAAATACCTACAAGCTGTTGGACAGCTTTAATGTGCACAATGTCCGGAACTATGATTCGCATATATTTCCTGATTCAAATCATGCACTGACGTTTCACAACGCAGGACCTATACTCTACAGACAAATCTATCACTGGCTTGAGAATGCATTTTCCGGAAAATTCGACGCACTCTCTTCTTAA
- the RPL5 gene encoding 60S ribosomal protein uL18 (Syntenic homolog of Saccharomyces cerevisiae YPL131W (RPL5)), producing MAFIKSIKNSAYHSRFQTPFRRRREGKTDYYARKRLVTQHKAKYNTPKYRLVVRFTNKDIICQVVSSTITGDIVLAAAYSHELPRYGITHGLTNWSAAYATGLLIARRTLQKLGLDETYKGVEEPEGEYELTEAVEDGPRPFKVYLDIGLQRTTTGARVFGALKGASDGGLYVPHSENRFPGWDFESEELDADLLRTYIFGGHVSAYMEELADDDEERYSELFKGYIADGIEADAIEDIYTEAHAAIRADPSFKPTEKKFTKEQYAAESKKFRQVKLTKEERKARVAAKIAALAAQE from the coding sequence ATGGCCTTCATCAAGTCCATCAAGAACTCCGCGTACCACTCCAGATTCCAGACTCCCttcagaagaagaagagaaGGTAAGACGGACTACTATGCCCGTAAGAGACTGGTCAcccagcacaaggccaaGTACAACACGCCAAAGTACAGATTGGTCGTGAGATTCACCAACAAGGACATCATCTGCCAGGTTGTGTCCTCCACCATCACCGGTGACATTGTGTTGGCCGCTGCGTACTCGCACGAGCTGCCAAGATACGGCATCACGCACGGTTTGACCAACTGGTCCGCCGCGTACGCCACTGGTCTGCTGATCGCCAGAAGAACCCTGCAGAAGTTGGGCTTGGACGAGACCTACAAGGGTGTCGAGGAGCCAGAGGGAGAGTACGAGCTAACCGAGGCTGTTGAGGACGGTCCAAGACCATTCAAGGTGTACTTGGACATTGGTTTGCAGAGAACCACCACCGGTGCTAGAGTCTTCGGTGCCTTGAAGGGTGCTTCTGACGGTGGTCTATACGTTCCACACTCCGAGAACAGATTCCCAGGCTGGGACTTCGAGTCCGAGGAGCTAGATGCCGACTTGTTGAGAACCTACATTTTCGGCGGCCACGTCTCCGCCTACATGGAGGAGTTGgccgacgacgacgaggagaGATACTCCGAGTTGTTCAAGGGCTACATCGCCGACGGCATCGAGGCTGACGCCATCGAGGACATCTACACTGAGGCCCACGCCGCCATCAGAGCTGACCCATCCTTCAAGCCAACTGAGAAGAAGTTCACCAAGGAGCAGTACGCTGCCGAGTCTAAGAAGTTCAGACAGGTGAAGTTGACCAAGGAGGAGAGAAAGGCACGTGTCGCTGCCAAGATCGCCGCCTTGGCTGCTCAGGAGTAA
- the RCN2 gene encoding Rcn2p (Syntenic homolog of Saccharomyces cerevisiae YOR220W (RCN2)), which produces MARTQILITDVPKARFDEQWPQLLRREMAISFPDVEPEYFTPLSFLNRVVIIFRGEEDTARVYEWLRERCAREHYKVYLSEPLVGKPRGRSLTAVSPQAGDGAEEAEVERPLLQIDTASAADSAAGGLFPPSPSLSPDKQISPTKIKFPDDPKVHYYMEPAPERHTPVPERGTGVPSDPSGTQFLYRGRSLSPRDNMPLSPSITLNRFPSERGGRRAHAGQ; this is translated from the coding sequence ATGGCACGCACGCAAATTCTAATCACAGACGTGCCCAAGGCGCGGTTCGACGAGCAATGGCCGCAGCTACTCCGGCGCGAGATGGCTATAAGCTTCCCGGACGTGGAGCCGGAATACTTCACGCCCCTCTCGTTTCTTAATCGGGTAGTGATCATTTTCCGCGGCGAGGAGGATACGGCCAGGGTCTACGAGTGGCTGCGCGagcgctgcgcgcgcgagcACTACAAGGTGTACTTGTCGGAGCCGCTCGTCGGCAAGCCGCGCGGGCGGTCGCTGACCGCGGTGAGCCCGCAGGCCGGGGACGgcgcggaggaggcggaggTCGAGCGGCCGCTCTTGCAGATCGACACGGCGTCTGCCGCGGACtcggcggcgggcgggctTTTCCCGCCCAGCCCAAGCTTGTCGCCGGACAAGCAGATTTCGCCCACAAAGATAAAGTTCCCGGACGACCCGAAGGTGCACTACTACATGGAGCCGGCTCCAGAGCGCCACACGCCGGTGCCCGAGCGGGGCACCGGCGTGCCGTCGGATCCATCCGGCACGCAGTTCTTGTACAGGGGGCGCTCGCTGTCGCCGCGGGACAACATGCCCCTGAGCCCCAGCATCACGCTCAACCGGTTCCCCTCCGAGaggggcgggcggcgcgcgcacgcCGGGCAGTAG
- the COX11 gene encoding Cox11p (Syntenic homolog of Saccharomyces cerevisiae YPL132W (COX11)), whose product MLGLGCLLRPLAGGVSRRCAGGGAHWASRPLHSSGRSRAKLDFSKLTQAEIKQLRDMKVQRERAFRDRTAAYYFASVGVVFLGLAYAAVPLYRLLCARTGFGGTPITDRRKFTSDKMVPVDMDKRIRVSFTSEVSQILPWKFVPQQREVYVLPGETALAFYKAKNTSDKDIIGMATYSITPGGAAQYFNKIQCFCFEEQKLLAGEEVDMPVFFFIDPDFATDPQMRNVDDLVLHYTFFRAQYASEAAPDGALGPAVVDAAAVEAAA is encoded by the coding sequence ATGCTGGGTCTTGGATGTCTATTGAGGCCGCTGGCGGGCGGGGTGTCGCGGCGGTgcgctggcggcggtgCGCATTGGGCGTCGCGCCCGCTGCACAGCAGCGGGCGCAGTCGAGCCAAGCTGGACTTCTCCAAGCTGACGCAGGCGGAGATcaagcagctgcgcgaCATGAAGGTGCAGAGGGAGCGGGCGTTCCGCGACCGCACGGCGGCGTACTACTTCGCGAGCGTGGGCGTGGTGTTCCTGGGGCTCGCGTACGCCGCGGTGCCGTTGTATCGCCTGCTGTGCGCACGCACGGGCTTCGGTGGGACGCCGATCACTGACCGCAGGAAGTTCACGAGCGACAAGATGGTGCCGGTGGACATGGACAAGCGGATCCGCGTGTCGTTCACGAGCGAGGTGTCGCAGATCCTGCCGTGGAAGTTcgtgccgcagcagcgcgaggTCTACGTGCTGCCCGGCGAGACCGCGCTGGCCTTCTACAAGGCCAAGAACACCAGCGACAAGGACATCATCGGCATGGCGACGTACAGCATCACgcccggcggcgccgcgcagTACTTCAACAAGATCCAGTGCTTCTGCTTCGAGGagcagaagctgctggCCGGCGAGGAGGTGGACATGCCCGTGTTCTTCTTCATCGACCCTGACTTCGCGACGGACCCGCAGATGCGCAACGTCGACGACCTCGTGCTGCACTACACCTTCTTCCGCGCGCAGTACGCGAGCGAGGCTGCGCCCGACGGCGCGCTCGGGCCCGCCGTGGTCGACGCCGCGGCCGTGGAGGCCGCGGCCTAG
- the RDS2 gene encoding gluconeogenesis transcription factor RDS2 (Syntenic homolog of Saccharomyces cerevisiae YPL133C (RDS2)), whose amino-acid sequence MSTENVQTDYASTKKRKKVVKACVFCRRSHMICDDRRPCSRCIKRDIGHLCCDEKLQPGAERLQSQSPLRTETFDVQPVPEHLVAGLGVGAAGGNRYANVINHPKFVSEHIGSEFSSLNEFLTLLEDPLLMEATPSPGCNGQAADPGARGPGELVGGVLAGAAPQEQPTAKENFFLTAADPSTEVEPEDRLKLVINAKLEAGLLQPYNYSQGYARLQNYMDKYMNQSSRQRILKPLSTIRPAFRAIARSLKDVDLVLVEEGFERMLLSYDRVFTSMSMPACLWRRTGEIYRGNKEFASLVDCTVDDLRDGNLAIYELMTEESAVNFWEKYGSIAFDKGQKAVLTSCNLRSKDGRKRRPCCFSFTIRRDRYNIPICIIGNFIPIS is encoded by the coding sequence ATGTCGACAGAGAATGTGCAGACGGACTATGCGTCCACTAAGAAACGCAAGAAGGTGGTCAAGGCCTGCGTGTTCTGCAGGCGATCGCACATGATATGTGATGATCGAAGGCCGTGCTCGAGATGCATAAAGAGGGACATCGGGCACCTCTGCTGTGACGAGAAGCTGCAGCCCGGCGCCGAGCGGCTGCAGTCGCAGTCGCCGCTGCGAACCGAGACGTTCGACGTGCAGCCGGTACCGGAGCACCTGGTGGCCGGGCTGGGCGTCGGGGCTGCAGGCGGGAACCGGTACGCCAACGTGATCAACCACCCGAAGTTTGTGAGCGAGCACATCGGGTCGGAATTCTCGTCGCTGAACGAGTTCCTGACGCTGCTGGAGGACCCGCTGCTGATGGAGGCGACGCCGTCGCCGGGCTGCAACGGGCAGGCGGCGGATCCCGGGGCGCGGGGACCGGGGGAGCTGGTAGGCGGCGTGCTggccggcgctgcgccgcaGGAGCAGCCGACGGCCAAGGAGAACTTCTTCCTGACGGCCGCGGACCCCTCGACGGAGGTGGAGCCGGAGGACCGCCTGAAGCTCGTGATCAACGCGAAGCTGGAGGCgggcctgctgcagccTTACAACTACTCGCAGGGGTACGCGCGCCTGCAGAACTACATGGACAAGTACATGAACCAGTCGTCGCGGCAGCGCATCCTGAAGCCGCTCTCGACGATCCGGCCGGCGTTCCGCGCGATCGCGCGCTCGCTCAAGGACGTGGACCTGGTGCTCGTGGAGGAGGGGTTCGAGCGCATGCTGCTGTCCTACGATAGAGTATTTACGTCCATGTCCATGCCGGCGTGTCTGTGGCGGCGGACGGGCGAGATCTACCGCGGCAACAAGGAGTTTGCGTCGCTGGTGGACTGCACCGTTGACGATCTGCGCGATGGCAACCTCGCGATATATGAGCTGATGACAGAGGAGAGTGCGGTCAATTTCTGGGAGAAGTACGGCTCGATCGCCTTTGACAAGGGCCAGAAGGCAGTGCTGACGAGCTGCAACCTGAGAAGTAAGGACGGAAGGAAGCGCAGGCCGTGTTGTTTCAGTTTTACGATCCGGCGGGACCGCTACAATATTCCCATATGTATTATAGGCAACTTTATACCCATCTCCTAA
- the MCT1 gene encoding [acyl-carrier-protein] S-malonyltransferase (Syntenic homolog of Saccharomyces cerevisiae YOR221C (MCT1)), with the protein MRLVTFPGQGSAVLASSLARWCESRAGFQHSSVADVVAYVERQPAAPGAIAACSTLLYQCWLERGPEQGEAMMLGHSLGELSALNASGSNALLGVHDVLEVAQRRHALMREAAAAHARAHGVRGFVARVVTLRRAGDLRAQLELRGTLRLANHNSLRQCIVTGAADDPAWAALPAGARVDALLNPDGIPFHNDAVLRPIQGPLYDLLWERLARNGVSRARSLDRPLLSCLDGAATDRLDVAVEKFVRSSTNVVEFVAACRTAVQAGATAALHVGPGRAVGALVDRNTGLTASETLD; encoded by the coding sequence ATGCGATTAGTCACGTTTCCTGGGCAGGGTAGCGCCGTGTTGGCGAGCTCGCTGGCCCGCTGGTGTGAGTCGCGGGCGGGCTTCCAGCACAGCTCGGTGGCGGACGTGGTGGCATACGTGGAGCGGCAGCCCGCAGCGCCGGGGGCGATTGCCGCGTGCTCGACGCTGCTGTACCAGTGCTGGCTGGAGCGCGGGCCGGAGCAGGGCGAGGCGATGATGCTGGGGCACTCGCTGGGGGAGCTGAGCGCGCTGAACGCGAGCGGCAGCAACGCGCTGCTGGGGGTGCATGACGTGCTGGAGGTGGCGCAGCGTCGGCACGCGCTGATGcgcgaggcggcggcggcgcatgcgcgggcgcacggcgtgcgcgggttcgtggcgcgggtggtgacgctgcggcgcgcgggcgatctgcgggcgcagctggagctgcGCGGGACGCTGCGCCTAGCGAACCACAACTCGCTGCGGCAGTGCATCGTGACGGGGGCGGCGGACGACCCGGCGTGggcggcgctgccggcgggcgcgcgcgtggacgcgctgctgaaCCCGGACGGCATCCCTTTCCACAACGACGCGGTGCTGCGGCCGATCCAGGGCCCGCTGTACGACCTGCTGTGGGAGCGGTTGGCGCGCAACGGCGTGagccgcgcgcgcagccTGGACCGCCCGCTGCTGAGCTGCCTGGACGGCGCGGCGACCGACCGTCTTGACGTGGCCGTGGAGAAGTTCGTGCGCTCGAGCACGAACGTGGTCGAGTTCGTCGCAGCCTGCCGCACGGCGGTGCAGGCGGGCGCGACGGCCGCGCTGCACGTCGGGCCCGGGCGCGCGGTCGGCGCGCTGGTGGACCGCAACACGGGGCTCACCGCGAGCGAGACGCTAGACTGA
- a CDS encoding ACR109Wp (Syntenic homolog of Saccharomyces cerevisiae YOR222W (ODC2) and YPL134C (ODC1)) codes for MSSSDTKSLPFLYQFFAGAVAGVSEILVMYPLDVVKTRMQLQVQGGAGPHYTGVVDCLKKIVAGEGVGRLYKGISSPILMEAPKRATKFACNDEFQKLYKQAFGVEKLSQPLSMLAGASAGCVEAFVVVPFELVKIRLQDASSSYKGPVDVVRKIVAREGVLAMYNGLESTLWRHALWNGGYFGIIFQARALLPAAHNKTQRITNDLIAGSIGGSIGCMLSTPFDVVKSRIQNTAVIPGVVRKYNWSLPSLLTIYREEGFRALYKGFVPKVLRLGPGGGILLVVFTGVLDFCRAIHYGK; via the coding sequence ATGTCATCCAGCGATACTAAGTCGTTGCCGTTTCTGTACCAATTCTTCGCCGGGGCCGTGGCAGGCGTGTCCGAAATCCTCGTGATGTACCCGCTCGATGTGGTCAAGACGCGGAtgcagctgcaggtgcAGGGCGGGGCCGGGCCGCACTACACGGGCGTGGTGGACTGCCTCAAGAAGATCGTGGCGGGCGAGGGCGTCGGGCGGCTGTACAAGGGCATTTCGTCGCCGATCCTGATGGAGGCCCCCAAGCGGGCGACCAAGTTTGCGTGCAACGACGAGTTCCAGAAGCTGTACAAGCAGGCCTTCGGCGTGGAGAAGCTGTCGCAGCCGCTGTCGATGCTGGCGGGTGCGTCGGCGGGGTGCGTTGAGGCGTTTGTGGTGGTGCCGTTCGAGCTGGTGAAGATCCGGCTGCAGGACGCGTCGTCGAGCTACAAGGGCCCGGTGGACGTGGTGCGCAAGATCGTGGCGCGCGAAGGCGTGTTGGCGATGTACAACGGGTTGGAGAGCACGCTGTGGCGGCACGCGCTGTGGAACGGCGGGTACTTTGGGATCATCTTCCaggcgcgcgcgctgctgcccgcGGCGCACAACAAGACGCAGCGCATCACCAACGACCTGATCGCGGGCAGCATCGGCGGCTCGATCGGCTGCATGCTGTCCACGCCGTTCGACGTGGTCAAGTCGCGCATCCAGAACACGGCCGTGATCCCGGGCGTCGTGCGCAAGTACAACTGGTCGCTGCCCTCGCTGCTCACCATCTACCGGGAGGAGGGCTTCCGCGCGCTGTACAAGGGCTTCGTGCCCAAGGTGCTGCGGCTGGGGCCCGGCGGAGGCATCCTGCTGGTGGTCTTCACCGGCGTGCTCGACTTCTGCCGCGCGATCCACTACGGTAAATAG